The Paenibacillus thermoaerophilus genomic sequence CCCTGTTACCCTGAACCTGACAATTCCATCTCCATCGGGAGCTCGGTGAAGCCGGGCTGAGAGGACAGCCGTATGTTGTCGACCGTTGACCTGATCTGGGTAATGCCAGCGGAGGTAAGTGAGCCATCGGAAGAGATACGTGCAATCTCGGGAGGCTGCTGTTTTCGCGCAGTCTTTTTTTGTTGCCGCGACAGATTCGGCGGCGTCAGGGCGAATTTTCCGGTTCGGAACGCTCTGGCGGCGCTTGGCGCGCGGTCCGGGATTCCGTCATGTGCCTCCGTGCGCGACCTGTCCGCATGGAGGTGGATTCGTCCAATTCTCGACGAATGGAGGAATTCCGTCATGACGCCAGACCGCACGAAACAGTCTGTCGCCCACCCGCACGAAGCGCAACCCGCGCCTTTCCCCGCCAGCCGCAAGGTGTATGTAACCGGCAGCCGGCCCGATCTCCGCGTGCCCTTCCGCGAGATTTCCCTCTCGCCGACGCGCCGCGCCGACGGCTCCGAGCAGCCGAATCCGCCGGTTCGCGTCTACGACACCAGCGGCCCGTACACCGACGACGTGCCGCACCGGAACCTCTCTGAAGGGCTGAGGCCGAACCGGCTCTCCTGGATTCTGGAACGCGGCGATACGGAAGTCTCCGATGCGAGCTGTTCCGTCCCGGCGGACGAAGCTCACGCTTTTCCCGCGAAACGCACCCGCTACCGGGCGAAACCCGGCCGCAACGTGACGCAGATGCACTATGCCCGGCGGGGAATCATCACGCCGGAGATGGAGTATGCGGCGATCCGCGAGAACGTCTCTCCCGAATTCGTGCGCGACGAGATCGCCCGCGGCCGCGCCATCCTGCCGGCGAACATCAACCATCCGGAGAGCGAACCGATGGTTATCGGCCGCAACTTCCTTGTGAAGATCAACGCCAACATCGGCAACTCCGCCGTCGTCTCCTCGATCGAAGCCGAAGTCGAGAAGATGCGGTGGGCAATCCGCTGGGGCGCGGACACGATCATGGATTTGTCCACGGGCAAGCATATTCACGCCACGCGCGAATGGATTTTGCGCAACTCGCCCGTGCCCGTCGGCACTGTACCGCTCTACCAGGCGCTGGAAAAAGTCGGCGGCCGCCCCGAGGAGCTGACGTGGGAGCTGTACCGCGACACGCTGATCGAGCAGGCGGAACAGGGCGTTGATTACTTCACGATTCACGCCGGCGTGAGGCTGGCTTATATTCCGCTGACGGTCAACCGGACGACCGGCATCGTATCCCGCGGCGGCTCGATTATGGCGGCCTGGTGCCTGGCGCATCATCGCGAGAACTTTTTGTATACGCATTTTGAAGAAATTTGCGAAATCATGAAAGCTTACGACGTCTGTTTCTCGCTGGGCGACGGCCTGCGTCCCGGCTCGATCGCCGACGCCAACGACGAAGCGCAGTTCGCGGAGCTGGAGACGCTTGGCGAACTGACGGAAATCGCCTGGCGCCACGATGTGCAGGTGATGATCGAAGGGCCGGGGCATGTGCCGATGCACCTCATCAAGGAGAACGTCGATCGCCAGATGCAGGTGTGCAAAGAGGCGCCGTTTTATACGCTCGGCCCGCTGACGACCGATATCGCGCCGGGGTACGATCATATTACGTCCGCCATCGGCGCGGCGATGATCGGCGCTTACGGCACAGCGATGCTCTGTTACGTGACGCCGAAGGAGCACCTCGGCCTGCCCGACCGGGAAGATGTGCGGGCCGGCGTCATCGCGTACAAGATCGCGGCGCACGCGGCCGATCTCGCCAAGGGCCATCCCGGGGCGGCGGATCGCGACAACGCGCTCTCCAAAGCGCGGTTCGAATTCCGCTGGAACGACCAGTTCAATCTGTCGCTCGATCCGGAGCGAGCCCGCGAGTACCACGACGAGACCCTCCCGGCGGAAGCGGCCAAAACGGCGCATTTCTGCTCGATGTGCGGGCCGAAGTTTTGCAGCATGCGCATCTCGCACGAGCTGCGCGATCAGGCGGCGGCATCGGAGCAAGCGGCGTTGGGCATGGCCGCCAAAGCCGCGGAGTTCCGCGAGAGCGGGGGCAAGCTGTATAGCTGATGCCGGGCGGATTCGCCGCGCGTTGCGCTAGGCCCTCTATTGTTGCGGCGGCGCGTGGCTCCGCGAACCGCTTAATCGAATCTTTTTCGTGACAAATTCGCTTTTGCGCCATAAAATCAAATCAGGTGAAGCACACCGCTCGTCCCGTTCGGGGCGGGCGGTTTTTTATTCCTGTCGGAGGGGGTTCAGAAGGATGTTGACCCTGTATGAAGAATGGCTGGCTCGCCACCTGGAGATGCGGTCGGGAGAGCGCCGCCGCCGGCTGATGGAGGGGCATTCCCATGCCGAGCGGATGTTTGCCCAGCAAGTATGGTGGCCGGTGCTGCGTTCCTTTGATGACCTTCATCCGGAATATGAGGTGAAGGACTACAAGGACGGTTCGCGATATTTGGATTTTGCGTTTTTGCGGCCTCCGTACGACGTAGCGATCGAAATTGACGGTTACGGGCCCCACGCCCGGGACATGAGCCGACGGCAGTTCAGCGACCAGCTTTCCCGCCAGAACCAGCTCATTTTGGACGATTGGAAAGTGTTGCGGTTTTCTTACGACGACATTGCGGAACGGCCGCGGCAATGCCAGCAAGTGATCCAGCAGATGCTGGGCAAATGGTACGGTGTCGGTTCCTCCGCCCTGCCGCTCCGCGAGCGGGAAGTCATTCGACGGGCCCGCCGGTTGAATCGGCCGTTTGCGGTGGCGGAAGTATGCCAGTGGCTGGGGGTGGAACAGCAGACGGCGCGCAAAATACTCAAAGAACTGTTGGCGAACGGCTATGTGTCGGCCGATCCAGAGCTCAAACGCATCCGCAGATATCGGTTGGGAGGCGCCGCCGAGTCGCTGTACCGGGATTAGTGATACAAAATATCGCTAACGAGCTCATCAGGAGAAAAACACAGAGACTTAGTGATACAAAATATCATTAAGAATGATGTTTTACTCCTCAAAGGCTTAAATTTCGAGGTTTAACGTTATTT encodes the following:
- the thiC gene encoding phosphomethylpyrimidine synthase ThiC — encoded protein: MTPDRTKQSVAHPHEAQPAPFPASRKVYVTGSRPDLRVPFREISLSPTRRADGSEQPNPPVRVYDTSGPYTDDVPHRNLSEGLRPNRLSWILERGDTEVSDASCSVPADEAHAFPAKRTRYRAKPGRNVTQMHYARRGIITPEMEYAAIRENVSPEFVRDEIARGRAILPANINHPESEPMVIGRNFLVKINANIGNSAVVSSIEAEVEKMRWAIRWGADTIMDLSTGKHIHATREWILRNSPVPVGTVPLYQALEKVGGRPEELTWELYRDTLIEQAEQGVDYFTIHAGVRLAYIPLTVNRTTGIVSRGGSIMAAWCLAHHRENFLYTHFEEICEIMKAYDVCFSLGDGLRPGSIADANDEAQFAELETLGELTEIAWRHDVQVMIEGPGHVPMHLIKENVDRQMQVCKEAPFYTLGPLTTDIAPGYDHITSAIGAAMIGAYGTAMLCYVTPKEHLGLPDREDVRAGVIAYKIAAHAADLAKGHPGAADRDNALSKARFEFRWNDQFNLSLDPERAREYHDETLPAEAAKTAHFCSMCGPKFCSMRISHELRDQAAASEQAALGMAAKAAEFRESGGKLYS
- a CDS encoding helix-turn-helix domain-containing protein; this translates as MLTLYEEWLARHLEMRSGERRRRLMEGHSHAERMFAQQVWWPVLRSFDDLHPEYEVKDYKDGSRYLDFAFLRPPYDVAIEIDGYGPHARDMSRRQFSDQLSRQNQLILDDWKVLRFSYDDIAERPRQCQQVIQQMLGKWYGVGSSALPLREREVIRRARRLNRPFAVAEVCQWLGVEQQTARKILKELLANGYVSADPELKRIRRYRLGGAAESLYRD